One window of the Glycocaulis alkaliphilus genome contains the following:
- a CDS encoding sigma-54-dependent transcriptional regulator, which translates to MRVLIVGSLAGQSGTATKMAMDRGAKVSQVDTPAQATAYLRAGRGADLVMVDVSLDISAFIAANEAERITVPVVACGVNVRPDAAAAAIRAGAKEFIPLPADAELMAAVLEAVSDDERPMVARDKSMLAVVELANRIAASDASVLITGESGVGKEVMARFLHRKSKRAAKPFVSVNCAAIPENLLESELFGHEKGAFTGAVARRVGKFEEADGGTLLLDEISEMDARLQAKLLRALQEREIDRVGGSGPVKVNIRVIATSNRDLQKAVREGVFREDLLFRLNVVNLAIPPLRERPEDALALAEHFLKKYAAANGLPHRALNEAAKLQITTRSWTGNVRELENAMHRAVLLASGTEIGPDAIRAPDGSAFHSSGGVARQAAEAADAAHHMVGRTVAEVEQDLILDTLDHCFGNRTHAANILGISIRTLRNKLKLYTDQGITVPAPGESRAGAA; encoded by the coding sequence ATGCGTGTACTCATAGTCGGCTCGCTCGCAGGGCAATCAGGAACCGCCACCAAAATGGCGATGGACCGGGGCGCCAAGGTCTCCCAGGTCGACACGCCCGCCCAGGCAACGGCCTATTTGCGCGCCGGGCGCGGGGCCGATCTGGTAATGGTCGATGTCAGTCTTGATATTAGCGCCTTCATTGCCGCCAACGAGGCCGAGCGCATCACGGTGCCGGTCGTCGCCTGCGGCGTGAATGTGCGCCCAGATGCCGCCGCTGCCGCCATCCGCGCCGGGGCCAAGGAATTCATTCCGCTCCCCGCCGATGCCGAACTGATGGCGGCCGTGCTGGAAGCGGTCAGTGATGATGAGCGCCCCATGGTGGCGCGCGACAAGTCCATGCTGGCCGTCGTCGAACTGGCCAACCGGATTGCGGCGTCCGATGCCTCGGTGCTGATCACCGGCGAGAGCGGCGTCGGCAAGGAGGTGATGGCACGCTTCCTTCACCGCAAGTCAAAGCGCGCAGCCAAACCCTTCGTCTCGGTCAACTGCGCGGCCATCCCGGAAAACCTGCTGGAATCCGAACTCTTCGGTCACGAAAAGGGCGCGTTTACCGGCGCCGTGGCGCGCCGGGTCGGCAAGTTTGAAGAGGCCGATGGCGGCACGCTTCTGCTGGACGAAATCTCCGAGATGGATGCCCGCCTGCAGGCCAAACTGCTGCGCGCCCTGCAGGAGCGCGAGATTGACCGGGTGGGCGGCTCCGGCCCGGTAAAGGTCAATATCCGCGTTATCGCCACCTCCAACCGCGACCTGCAAAAGGCCGTGCGCGAGGGCGTGTTCCGCGAAGACCTGCTGTTCCGGCTGAATGTGGTGAACCTTGCCATTCCGCCCTTGCGTGAACGCCCGGAGGATGCGCTGGCGCTGGCCGAGCACTTCCTGAAGAAATACGCCGCCGCCAATGGCCTGCCGCACCGCGCGCTCAACGAAGCAGCCAAGCTGCAGATCACCACGCGCAGCTGGACGGGCAATGTGCGCGAGCTGGAAAACGCCATGCACCGCGCCGTGCTGCTCGCTTCCGGCACCGAGATCGGACCGGATGCCATCCGGGCGCCGGACGGCTCTGCCTTCCATTCCAGCGGCGGGGTGGCCCGGCAGGCGGCCGAAGCGGCTGATGCGGCCCACCACATGGTCGGGCGCACCGTGGCGGAAGTTGAACAGGACCTGATCCTGGACACGCTGGACCATTGCTTCGGCAACCGCACCCATGCCGCGAACATTCTCGGCATCTCGATCCGTACGCTGCGCAACAAGCTCAAACTCTACACCGATCAGGGCATCACGGTGCCCGCACCCGGTGAGAGCCGCGCCGGAGCGGCGTAA
- the flhA gene encoding flagellar biosynthesis protein FlhA gives MADTPAPGSSPGLDWQKIGQRFARGDVAMAVGVLAILVMLILPMPRALLDISLAISICFSVLILMTALFIRTPLEFTAFPAILLIATMLRLGLNVASTRLILSEGHGGTAAAGDIIQAFGAFVMQGNFVIGIIVFIILVIVNFIVITKGSGRIAEVAARFTLDAMPGKQMAIDADLSAGLISEDEARTRRKELEDKSNFFGAMDGASKFVRGDAVAGILITSINLIGGMIIGVAQSNMAFGDAASTYSTLTIGDGLVSQIPALIVSLAAGLLVSKAGVEGEADKAVFGQLAANPTSMAMVAAAAISIGLLPGMPLFPFAVLAAAAGGTAFIMNRRKIQTAEREATAIQTEAAAAQQPSEAPIEDSLHIDELKIELGYALLPLINDVEGRRLTDQIKALRRNLAQDTGFILPSVRIIDNMQLTAEDYVIRIKEMEAGAGQLKMRHLLVMDPSGQQVSMAGAHVKEPAFGLPATWIEEGAREEATFRGYTIVDPAAVLVTHLTELLREHLADLLSYSEVEKLLDGLSKEHKKLVDDITPGQITRAGIQRVLQNLLRERVSIRDLAGIIEGIAEASGATQNLDAITEHVRTRLARQLCFANRGPDGALPVLSLSPQWEQAFAEAMIGDGERRQLALAPTRLREFVTAVRDAFDRAGASGDVPVLLTSPAIRPYVRSLTERFRPSTVVMSQNEIHPSARLKTVGAV, from the coding sequence TTGGCTGACACACCCGCACCCGGTTCCTCACCCGGCCTTGACTGGCAGAAAATCGGCCAGCGTTTTGCGCGTGGTGATGTCGCCATGGCGGTGGGCGTGCTGGCAATCCTCGTCATGCTCATCCTGCCCATGCCGCGCGCGCTGCTGGACATTTCGCTGGCGATCTCGATCTGCTTTTCGGTGCTGATCCTGATGACGGCGCTGTTCATCCGCACGCCGCTGGAATTTACCGCCTTCCCGGCCATTCTGCTGATCGCGACCATGCTGCGGCTGGGCCTGAACGTCGCGTCCACGCGCCTCATCCTGTCGGAAGGTCATGGCGGCACAGCGGCGGCAGGCGACATCATCCAGGCGTTTGGCGCCTTCGTGATGCAGGGCAATTTCGTCATCGGCATCATCGTTTTCATCATTCTGGTGATCGTGAACTTCATCGTCATCACCAAGGGTTCAGGCCGTATCGCGGAAGTCGCCGCCCGCTTCACGCTGGACGCCATGCCCGGCAAGCAGATGGCGATTGATGCTGACCTCTCCGCCGGGCTTATCAGCGAGGACGAGGCGCGCACCCGCCGCAAGGAGCTGGAAGACAAGTCCAACTTCTTCGGCGCCATGGACGGTGCATCGAAATTCGTGCGCGGCGACGCGGTGGCCGGCATTCTCATCACCTCGATCAACCTCATTGGCGGCATGATCATTGGTGTCGCGCAGTCCAACATGGCCTTTGGCGATGCGGCCTCGACCTATTCCACGCTGACGATTGGCGATGGCCTGGTCTCGCAGATACCCGCCCTGATCGTCTCGCTGGCGGCCGGTCTTCTGGTCTCCAAGGCGGGCGTTGAGGGCGAGGCCGACAAGGCCGTGTTCGGCCAGCTTGCTGCCAACCCGACCAGCATGGCGATGGTGGCGGCGGCGGCGATCTCCATCGGGCTTCTGCCCGGCATGCCGCTTTTCCCGTTTGCGGTGCTGGCAGCAGCGGCGGGCGGCACCGCCTTCATCATGAACCGGCGAAAGATACAGACCGCCGAGCGCGAGGCCACGGCGATCCAGACCGAAGCCGCCGCCGCGCAGCAGCCTTCGGAAGCGCCTATCGAGGACTCGCTGCATATTGACGAGCTGAAGATCGAGCTTGGCTATGCACTCCTGCCGCTCATCAATGATGTGGAAGGCCGCCGCCTGACCGACCAGATCAAGGCGCTGCGCCGCAATCTGGCGCAGGATACCGGCTTCATCCTGCCCAGCGTGCGCATTATCGACAACATGCAGCTGACGGCAGAAGACTATGTGATCCGCATCAAGGAGATGGAGGCCGGCGCCGGCCAGCTGAAAATGCGCCATCTCCTCGTCATGGACCCGTCCGGCCAGCAGGTCTCCATGGCCGGCGCTCATGTGAAGGAGCCCGCCTTCGGCCTGCCCGCGACCTGGATCGAGGAAGGCGCGCGCGAGGAAGCCACCTTCCGCGGCTATACAATCGTCGATCCCGCTGCCGTGCTCGTCACGCATCTGACCGAGCTCTTGCGCGAGCATCTGGCCGACCTTCTGTCCTACTCCGAGGTTGAAAAGCTGCTGGACGGCCTCTCCAAGGAGCACAAGAAGCTGGTCGACGACATCACGCCCGGCCAGATCACTCGCGCAGGCATTCAGCGCGTCCTGCAGAATCTGCTGCGCGAGCGTGTCTCTATCCGTGACCTCGCCGGAATTATCGAGGGTATCGCCGAGGCCTCCGGCGCGACGCAGAACCTCGATGCCATCACCGAGCATGTGCGCACGCGCCTGGCCCGCCAGCTGTGCTTTGCCAATCGCGGCCCCGATGGCGCGCTTCCCGTGCTGAGCCTCTCGCCGCAATGGGAGCAGGCTTTTGCAGAAGCGATGATCGGCGATGGCGAACGCCGCCAGCTCGCCCTTGCCCCGACGCGCCTGCGCGAGTTTGTAACCGCCGTGCGCGATGCCTTCGACCGGGCAGGCGCATCAGGCGATGTGCCGGTCCTGCTGACCAGCCCCGCCATCCGCCCCTATGTGCGCTCGCTGACCGAGCGCTTCCGCCCGTCTACAGTGGTAATGAGCCAGAACGAGATCCACCCCAGCGCGCGGCTGAAAACCGTCGGCGCAGTCTAG
- a CDS encoding flagellar biosynthesis-like protein (FlhF), which translates to MRLRTFTAASISEAMAQVRRELGPDAIIVATQERADGGVSIRAAAEEGAVQPSKDSPKLAAKRREAERARGRGDNADGITRIARALAWHDVPDSAAEAIMDAAISLEDTEPTATLAHALDARYAVHPVEIMPARPILFAGAPGAGKSSVMARLAARAVSQGVTPLLVSCDQRAGAAAQMQTYAKALQLDFEAAPGARELDLVLDSANGRPVFIDTGGVNPFELDALESLTYLAATADAEIIAVMEAGQIPADAEDAAALFTSIGAARVIFTRLDIARRMGALLAAGEAGLSYAHIAASPFIGSGLAPATPLRLARALLEDPTEDGPEEAAS; encoded by the coding sequence ATGCGCCTTCGCACCTTCACTGCCGCATCGATCAGCGAGGCCATGGCACAGGTGCGCCGGGAGCTGGGACCGGACGCCATCATCGTCGCCACGCAGGAACGCGCCGATGGCGGGGTGAGCATACGCGCCGCTGCCGAGGAAGGCGCGGTGCAGCCCTCCAAGGACTCCCCCAAGCTGGCCGCCAAGCGCCGCGAGGCCGAACGCGCGCGCGGGCGCGGCGATAATGCAGACGGCATCACCCGCATCGCCCGCGCGCTCGCCTGGCATGATGTGCCCGACAGCGCTGCCGAAGCCATCATGGACGCGGCGATCAGCCTGGAAGACACAGAGCCGACCGCCACCCTCGCCCACGCGCTGGATGCGCGCTACGCCGTCCACCCGGTCGAGATCATGCCCGCAAGGCCCATCCTCTTTGCCGGCGCGCCGGGGGCTGGCAAATCCTCCGTCATGGCGCGCCTTGCTGCGCGCGCCGTCTCGCAAGGCGTGACCCCGCTACTGGTCTCTTGTGACCAGCGCGCAGGCGCAGCCGCCCAGATGCAGACCTATGCCAAGGCGCTGCAGCTCGATTTCGAGGCCGCGCCGGGCGCACGCGAGCTGGATCTGGTGCTGGACAGCGCCAATGGCCGCCCGGTCTTCATCGATACCGGCGGGGTGAACCCGTTCGAGCTGGACGCGCTGGAAAGCCTCACCTATCTCGCCGCCACCGCCGATGCCGAGATCATCGCGGTCATGGAAGCAGGCCAGATTCCCGCCGACGCCGAAGACGCCGCCGCGCTCTTCACCTCCATCGGGGCGGCGCGCGTGATCTTCACAAGGCTGGATATTGCACGGCGCATGGGCGCGCTGCTGGCCGCCGGAGAGGCGGGGCTTTCCTACGCCCATATCGCCGCCTCGCCCTTTATCGGGTCGGGCCTGGCCCCCGCGACGCCCTTGCGCCTTGCCCGCGCTTTGCTCGAAGACCCTACGGAAGACGGGCCTGAGGAGGCCGCATCATGA
- a CDS encoding AAA family ATPase yields MKQYFSTTADDQPRKAGSLLAIASGKGGVGKTVVAGALASAFAARQERTLLVDGDLGMANIDVQLGLDPRGDLSGVMSGQISLAEAVSCVAGGADMTGGFDVIAGRSGSAALAGLDTAGAARLAAGIAAASMTYDRTLIDLAAGADRATIRLAAAADDVVLVMSDEPTSLTDAYAFVKLLRLRDEGAAPFIIVNNAPDKASAEMAYASFARTCESFLGFRPPLAGIIRRDSNVPKAIRAQTALKTLAPGTPAMRDIEAIAGLLAAGAESAYA; encoded by the coding sequence ATGAAGCAGTATTTCAGCACCACCGCCGATGACCAGCCGCGAAAAGCCGGCTCGCTTCTGGCCATAGCCTCCGGCAAGGGCGGGGTCGGCAAGACCGTGGTGGCAGGCGCGCTCGCCAGCGCCTTTGCCGCCCGCCAGGAGCGCACGCTGCTGGTCGATGGTGATCTGGGCATGGCCAATATCGATGTGCAGCTGGGCCTTGATCCGCGCGGTGATCTCTCCGGCGTCATGTCCGGCCAGATTTCGCTCGCTGAAGCCGTCTCCTGCGTGGCGGGCGGAGCGGACATGACCGGCGGATTTGATGTGATCGCCGGGCGTTCCGGCTCGGCCGCGCTGGCGGGGCTTGATACCGCAGGCGCGGCGCGCCTTGCCGCCGGGATCGCTGCCGCCTCCATGACCTATGACCGTACGCTGATTGATCTGGCCGCCGGGGCCGACCGGGCCACCATACGCCTTGCCGCCGCGGCCGATGATGTGGTGCTGGTCATGTCCGATGAGCCGACCTCGCTCACCGATGCCTATGCGTTCGTGAAGCTGCTGCGCCTGCGCGATGAGGGCGCGGCCCCCTTCATCATCGTCAATAATGCGCCCGACAAGGCGAGCGCGGAGATGGCCTATGCCTCGTTCGCGCGCACCTGCGAGAGCTTCCTCGGCTTCCGCCCGCCGCTCGCCGGCATCATCCGCCGGGACAGCAATGTGCCCAAAGCCATCCGCGCGCAGACAGCGCTGAAAACCCTCGCCCCCGGAACGCCCGCCATGCGCGACATCGAGGCCATTGCCGGACTTCTTGCTGCGGGGGCTGAGAGCGCTTACGCTTGA
- a CDS encoding DUF6607 family protein, which yields MKRVVTGLTGSFLAVAILAGQAAAMGGAVAEGVQTQHQAGVPAEADRQAILAMQGEYTVTFAFTEFLPIADGYELRPSTETPAREVVIVIADEPDFISLQHLLLVGDREDPMIIKHWRQDWQYQPSRLMAYRGFNSWEMEDVSADDARGAWSQTVYQVDDSPRYAGLARWEHGVGASTWTPAVSWRPLPRRDATTRDDYDTIAAVNRHTITAWGWTHEQDNSKLVLRDGTPRELVREHGINTYRRTELTGVENAHRYWAATADYWAEVRAAWDEIMLADVFTAEDDAEGTLLYGPVLSEGQAVFMGARETEEAFANAAAIIETRVTANGQPADILP from the coding sequence GTGAAACGCGTGGTAACAGGGCTGACGGGCAGTTTCCTGGCCGTGGCCATTCTGGCGGGACAGGCTGCCGCGATGGGCGGGGCGGTAGCTGAAGGCGTGCAGACGCAACACCAGGCGGGCGTGCCCGCAGAAGCCGACCGTCAGGCCATTCTGGCGATGCAGGGCGAATACACCGTCACCTTCGCCTTCACCGAGTTCCTGCCGATTGCTGATGGCTATGAGCTGCGCCCCTCTACCGAGACGCCGGCGCGCGAAGTGGTGATCGTGATCGCCGACGAGCCGGACTTCATCTCGCTGCAGCACCTCCTGCTGGTGGGCGACCGTGAAGACCCGATGATCATCAAGCACTGGCGTCAGGACTGGCAGTATCAGCCCTCCCGCCTGATGGCCTATCGCGGCTTCAATAGCTGGGAGATGGAAGATGTGAGCGCGGACGATGCGCGGGGCGCATGGTCACAGACCGTCTATCAGGTGGACGACTCCCCGCGCTATGCGGGTCTTGCCCGTTGGGAGCACGGTGTGGGCGCCTCCACCTGGACGCCGGCTGTGTCCTGGCGTCCGCTGCCGCGCCGCGATGCCACCACGCGCGATGACTATGACACCATCGCGGCGGTGAACCGCCACACCATCACTGCCTGGGGCTGGACCCATGAGCAGGACAATTCAAAGCTGGTCTTGCGCGATGGCACCCCCCGCGAGCTGGTGCGCGAACACGGCATCAACACCTATCGCCGCACCGAACTCACCGGCGTGGAGAACGCCCACCGCTACTGGGCCGCTACCGCCGACTATTGGGCCGAGGTGCGCGCCGCGTGGGACGAGATCATGCTGGCTGATGTCTTCACCGCCGAGGACGACGCCGAAGGCACGCTGCTCTATGGCCCGGTCCTGTCTGAAGGCCAGGCCGTGTTCATGGGTGCGCGCGAGACGGAAGAAGCCTTTGCCAATGCGGCCGCGATCATCGAGACGCGGGTGACGGCGAACGGACAACCGGCCGATATCCTCCCCTGA
- a CDS encoding TonB-dependent receptor domain-containing protein, producing MSSPIHTLSASARASLLASAAALALLPAAAFANDSDTAQANEASETIIVTATRTRLPNFDYPGMASVIDLGWLESERPSDLTDLLRDTPGLEVAGGPRRTGQTLSLRGFGRENIALLVDGARQNFSSAHDGVMFIDPGLLGRMETVRGAASSLYGSGASGGVIAFETANADTFLQAGETRGARASIGYRSGNEETRGSAAVFGRNDVVSGLVALSARSSGDIALGSGNDLPADDEVISLLANGEWRVSPGLTLSGGILSFRNEAREPNNGQGAQEVASGNPLMEKDVSADTYRVGLRYAPEGQSLIGLEMTLYRTEGGVDERDPLTGRFITRDLTTNGIRAENRSEFLLGTLPVALTFGGEWYEDEQTGTDSDVPSGLRGGVPNGTTTFYGAYVQGETAFSVGALGRVILLPGVRWDRFESDSDIGGANEDEAISARFGATWAPVESARIFASWSEAFRAPSLNELYLDGTHFSMPHPILGAPTFITNDFIPNPDLRPESSETFEIGAGYTHTGLFTASDRLEVKGAWFRTRADDLINLAVDFALDPTCFAPPFFAPCSAGTSFSSNVANAELTGFEIAALYQNGPLTLSGSVYEVDGEDRTTGAPLGSLQPVQGYVRGVWSFDRADIGARLSFAGDFDNTSAGSERDGFAVLDVFGSWQPFEDRRVRINAGVENVFDTDYERVFAGVSEAGRTFRIDLSWTGGW from the coding sequence ATGTCCTCCCCAATCCACACCCTTTCAGCATCCGCCCGCGCGAGCCTGCTGGCCAGCGCCGCCGCTCTGGCCCTGCTGCCCGCTGCCGCGTTCGCCAATGATTCCGACACCGCGCAGGCGAACGAGGCAAGCGAGACGATCATCGTCACCGCCACGCGCACCCGCCTGCCCAATTTCGATTACCCCGGCATGGCGTCGGTGATTGATCTGGGCTGGCTGGAGTCAGAGCGCCCGTCCGACCTCACCGACCTGCTTCGCGACACGCCGGGCCTTGAGGTTGCGGGCGGTCCGCGCCGCACCGGGCAAACCCTGTCTCTGCGCGGATTTGGCCGTGAGAATATCGCCCTTCTGGTCGATGGCGCGCGGCAGAATTTCTCCTCCGCGCATGACGGCGTGATGTTCATCGATCCGGGCCTTCTGGGCCGTATGGAGACGGTGCGCGGCGCAGCCTCCTCGCTTTATGGTTCGGGCGCTTCGGGCGGCGTGATCGCGTTTGAAACCGCCAATGCCGACACATTCCTGCAGGCCGGAGAAACGCGCGGCGCACGCGCCTCCATCGGCTACCGCTCCGGCAATGAGGAAACGCGCGGTTCAGCCGCCGTGTTCGGACGCAATGATGTTGTCTCCGGCCTCGTCGCCCTGTCGGCGCGTTCCTCTGGCGATATTGCGCTGGGCTCCGGCAATGACCTGCCCGCCGATGACGAGGTGATCTCGCTTCTGGCCAATGGCGAATGGCGTGTCAGCCCCGGCCTTACCCTGTCTGGCGGCATCCTCTCCTTCCGCAACGAGGCGCGCGAGCCCAATAACGGTCAGGGCGCGCAGGAGGTGGCCAGCGGCAATCCGCTGATGGAAAAGGATGTCAGCGCCGACACGTATCGTGTGGGCCTGCGTTATGCGCCTGAAGGCCAGTCGCTCATTGGCCTGGAGATGACGCTCTACCGCACCGAAGGCGGGGTGGATGAGCGTGATCCGCTGACCGGCCGCTTCATCACGCGCGATCTGACCACGAATGGCATCCGCGCCGAGAACCGCTCCGAGTTTCTGCTGGGTACGCTCCCCGTCGCGCTGACCTTTGGCGGCGAATGGTATGAGGATGAGCAGACCGGCACCGATAGCGATGTGCCTTCGGGCCTGCGCGGCGGTGTGCCGAACGGCACGACCACCTTCTACGGCGCCTATGTGCAGGGCGAGACGGCGTTCTCCGTTGGCGCCCTCGGCCGCGTCATCCTGCTGCCGGGCGTGCGCTGGGACCGGTTTGAAAGCGATAGCGATATTGGCGGCGCCAATGAGGACGAGGCCATCTCGGCGCGCTTCGGGGCCACCTGGGCGCCGGTTGAGAGCGCACGCATCTTCGCCAGCTGGTCAGAGGCCTTCCGCGCGCCCTCGCTCAACGAGCTTTACCTCGATGGCACGCACTTCTCCATGCCGCACCCCATCCTTGGCGCGCCGACCTTCATCACCAATGACTTCATCCCCAATCCGGACCTGCGCCCGGAATCCAGCGAAACTTTCGAGATCGGGGCCGGCTATACCCATACCGGCCTGTTCACGGCCTCTGACCGGCTGGAGGTGAAAGGCGCCTGGTTCCGCACACGCGCCGATGACCTCATCAATCTGGCGGTGGATTTCGCGCTTGATCCGACCTGCTTTGCCCCGCCCTTCTTCGCGCCCTGCTCGGCGGGCACCTCCTTCTCCAGCAATGTCGCCAATGCCGAGCTGACCGGGTTCGAGATCGCCGCGCTATACCAGAACGGGCCGCTGACCCTTTCCGGCTCTGTCTATGAGGTTGATGGCGAGGATCGCACCACCGGCGCGCCGCTGGGCTCACTGCAACCCGTTCAGGGCTATGTGCGCGGCGTCTGGAGCTTTGACCGGGCCGATATTGGCGCGCGCCTCAGCTTTGCCGGTGATTTTGACAATACGAGCGCTGGCAGTGAACGCGACGGCTTTGCGGTGCTGGATGTGTTCGGCAGCTGGCAGCCCTTTGAGGATCGCCGGGTACGCATCAATGCCGGTGTCGAGAACGTGTTCGACACCGATTATGAGCGCGTGTTTGCGGGCGTCTCGGAAGCCGGCCGCACCTTCCGCATCGATCTCAGCTGGACCGGAGGGTGGTAA
- a CDS encoding OmpW/AlkL family protein gives MKTLLMACAGAAVLAGSIAPAAMAGQGDWMFRLRALHVAPDEGATISPIGGSVDIGTSVVPELDITYFFTDRIAVELILGVTPHDVRAVNTSLGDVDLGDVWLLPPTLTLQYHFNPEGQLRPYVGAGVNFTHFFNADLPSSSPLTSISYDNSIGFALQAGVDYALSERWFLNFDVKKVWINTDVTIDAGALGIVNADVDIDPWIVGIGFGWRY, from the coding sequence ATGAAGACGCTGTTGATGGCCTGTGCCGGTGCCGCCGTTCTGGCCGGTTCGATTGCTCCTGCCGCGATGGCCGGGCAGGGCGACTGGATGTTCCGGCTGCGTGCGCTGCACGTCGCTCCGGACGAGGGCGCAACCATCTCTCCCATTGGCGGCTCGGTCGATATCGGCACATCGGTCGTGCCCGAACTCGACATCACCTACTTCTTCACAGACCGGATCGCGGTGGAACTCATTCTGGGCGTCACGCCTCATGATGTCCGCGCGGTAAACACCAGTCTCGGGGATGTCGACTTGGGCGATGTGTGGCTGCTGCCACCGACCCTGACCCTGCAATACCACTTCAACCCGGAAGGCCAGCTGCGCCCCTATGTGGGGGCCGGTGTGAACTTCACCCACTTCTTCAATGCGGACCTGCCCTCCAGCTCACCGCTCACCTCGATCAGCTATGACAACAGCATCGGTTTCGCGCTTCAGGCGGGCGTGGATTATGCGCTCAGCGAGCGCTGGTTCCTGAACTTTGATGTGAAGAAGGTCTGGATCAACACCGACGTCACCATTGATGCCGGCGCGCTCGGCATCGTGAACGCCGATGTTGATATTGATCCCTGGATTGTCGGTATCGGTTTCGGCTGGCGCTACTAG
- a CDS encoding flagellar FliJ family protein → MSTRSHAPLIRLARFKVEELQKQMADIDRARAAIADQIERLELSVPGEQAAASESKEGYLAYGSYARSVIQRKDNLRASEREVEAQAGELRERLETAFAELKKYELLEERRVARIEDAVRAAEQAEMDEIAGRMRRAAH, encoded by the coding sequence ATGAGCACACGCTCTCATGCGCCGCTGATCCGGCTGGCCCGGTTCAAGGTGGAAGAACTGCAAAAGCAGATGGCCGACATCGACCGCGCCCGCGCGGCGATTGCCGACCAGATCGAACGGCTGGAGCTAAGCGTTCCGGGCGAACAGGCCGCCGCCTCAGAGAGCAAGGAAGGCTATCTGGCCTATGGCTCCTATGCGCGCTCTGTCATTCAGCGCAAAGACAATCTGCGTGCCTCCGAACGCGAGGTCGAGGCGCAGGCGGGGGAGTTGCGCGAGCGGCTGGAGACGGCTTTTGCGGAGCTGAAAAAGTACGAGCTTCTCGAAGAGCGCCGCGTGGCGCGTATCGAGGATGCCGTACGCGCCGCCGAACAGGCCGAGATGGACGAGATCGCCGGACGCATGCGCCGGGCTGCGCACTAG
- the fliI gene encoding flagellar protein export ATPase FliI: MQGLIDRIEDIETRTFKGRVKAINGLLIEAEGPRAGLTLGASAYVGAGDNPQRCEVVGFRGDTALMMAHGDLSGIRAGAPARIDPDGMVIRPHSAWLGRVINAFGEPRDGKGPLAEGNRAYPVKGAPLCAHQRDALGPRLDLGVRALNTFTPMRTGQRLGVFAGSGVGKSVLMSMITRGTSADVIVIGLIGERGREAREFVDEVLGEAGRARSVVITETSDAPALSRRQAAYMTLTVAEYFRDQGLNVLCLMDSVTRFALAQREIGLAAGEPPTTRGYTPSVFAELPRLLERAGPGENGCGSITALFTVLVDGDDHNEPIADAVRGILDGHVVMTRAIAERGRFPAIDVLKSISRTAPEVYGPGEAELVVEARRVLSAYADMEELIRLGAYAAGSNTEVDRAIALNGPLEAFLGQGKDDTSSIEESFAALSEIVVDGKE; the protein is encoded by the coding sequence GTGCAAGGCCTGATTGACCGTATCGAGGATATCGAGACGCGCACCTTCAAGGGGCGCGTGAAGGCGATCAACGGCCTGCTTATCGAGGCGGAAGGTCCGCGTGCCGGGCTGACGCTCGGTGCCAGCGCCTATGTCGGGGCAGGTGACAACCCGCAGCGCTGCGAGGTGGTCGGCTTCCGGGGCGATACCGCCCTGATGATGGCCCATGGCGATCTGTCCGGCATTCGCGCCGGTGCGCCCGCCCGGATTGATCCTGACGGCATGGTGATCCGCCCCCATTCTGCCTGGCTTGGCCGGGTCATCAATGCGTTCGGCGAGCCGCGCGACGGCAAGGGTCCGCTGGCGGAAGGCAATCGCGCCTATCCGGTCAAGGGTGCGCCGCTGTGCGCTCACCAGCGCGACGCGCTGGGCCCGCGCCTGGATCTGGGTGTGCGTGCGCTCAACACCTTCACCCCGATGCGTACCGGCCAGCGCCTTGGCGTGTTCGCCGGTTCGGGCGTCGGCAAGTCTGTCCTGATGAGCATGATCACGCGCGGCACCAGCGCGGACGTGATCGTGATCGGCCTGATTGGCGAGCGGGGACGCGAAGCGCGCGAGTTTGTCGACGAGGTGCTGGGCGAGGCGGGCCGTGCGCGCTCGGTGGTCATCACCGAGACATCCGATGCGCCTGCCCTGTCGCGCCGCCAGGCCGCCTATATGACGCTCACCGTTGCGGAGTATTTCCGGGATCAGGGCCTCAACGTGCTGTGCCTGATGGATTCAGTAACGCGCTTTGCCCTTGCCCAGCGCGAGATCGGGCTGGCTGCGGGCGAACCGCCCACTACGCGTGGCTATACGCCATCCGTCTTTGCCGAGCTGCCGCGCCTTCTGGAGCGGGCAGGTCCAGGCGAGAACGGCTGCGGGTCGATCACCGCGCTTTTCACCGTTCTGGTTGATGGCGACGATCATAACGAACCGATTGCCGATGCGGTGCGCGGCATTCTGGACGGCCACGTGGTGATGACGCGCGCGATTGCCGAGCGCGGCCGCTTCCCGGCCATTGATGTGCTCAAATCCATCTCGCGTACTGCGCCGGAGGTCTATGGACCCGGCGAGGCTGAGCTGGTTGTCGAGGCACGGCGCGTGCTTAGCGCCTATGCCGACATGGAAGAACTGATAAGGCTCGGAGCCTATGCCGCCGGGTCCAATACAGAGGTCGACCGCGCTATTGCGCTGAATGGCCCGCTCGAAGCGTTCCTCGGACAGGGAAAAGACGACACCTCCTCGATTGAAGAGAGTTTCGCGGCCCTGTCGGAGATTGTGGTGGATGGAAAGGAATAA